From a region of the Streptacidiphilus albus JL83 genome:
- a CDS encoding response regulator translates to MSGASGRVLVVDDSQVIRQLIKVNLELEGFEVVTAADGAECLEIVERVRPDVVTLDVRMPRLDGLRTAALLRAGAATGHLRIAIISACGPEELQQGESVGVDGYLAKPFEPVALVALVRRLAALSRKGVG, encoded by the coding sequence GTGTCGGGCGCCTCGGGGCGGGTCCTGGTTGTCGACGACAGTCAGGTGATTCGCCAGCTGATCAAGGTCAACCTGGAACTTGAGGGTTTCGAGGTCGTGACCGCCGCCGACGGTGCCGAGTGCCTGGAGATCGTCGAGCGGGTCCGGCCGGACGTGGTCACCCTGGATGTCCGGATGCCGCGGCTGGACGGGCTGCGGACGGCGGCACTGCTGCGGGCCGGCGCAGCCACCGGCCATCTGCGGATCGCGATCATCAGCGCCTGCGGGCCGGAGGAGCTCCAGCAGGGCGAGTCGGTCGGGGTGGACGGCTACCTGGCCAAGCCCTTCGAGCCGGTGGCGCTGGTCGCGCTGGTGCGGCGGCTGGCGGCGCTGTCGCGGAAGGGTGTGGGGTAG
- a CDS encoding VOC family protein — translation MPVVTTPYAPGTPCWVDLMVPDQQAALDFYRDLFGWQGEVGPEEFGGYAVCTLLGKPVAGIMKAMSMDGSPLPPPTWTTYLSVRDATATQEAVTANGGQVLAPAMAVGELGRMLVALDPQGAAFGAWEPLQFPGAQIVNEPGALVWSQLNTSDPAGAAAFYEAVAGLRAAPMPEMPEFTGFQVDGRTIGGLQGLENFEAGTPPHWLTNFAVDDVDSTVDALVRARGTVLVPAFDMDKVGRMAVVQDPQGAAFAVVATSAPALP, via the coding sequence GTGCCTGTCGTCACCACTCCGTACGCACCCGGCACCCCGTGCTGGGTCGACCTCATGGTCCCGGACCAGCAGGCCGCCCTGGACTTCTACCGGGACCTCTTCGGCTGGCAGGGCGAGGTCGGCCCGGAGGAGTTCGGCGGATACGCCGTGTGCACGCTGCTGGGCAAGCCGGTCGCGGGGATCATGAAGGCCATGTCGATGGACGGCAGTCCGCTGCCGCCGCCCACCTGGACCACCTACCTCTCGGTCCGCGACGCGACGGCGACCCAGGAGGCCGTGACCGCCAACGGCGGCCAGGTGCTGGCGCCCGCGATGGCCGTCGGCGAGCTGGGCCGGATGCTGGTCGCGCTGGACCCGCAGGGTGCGGCCTTCGGAGCCTGGGAGCCGCTGCAGTTCCCGGGCGCCCAGATCGTGAACGAGCCCGGCGCCCTGGTGTGGAGCCAGCTCAACACCTCGGACCCGGCCGGGGCGGCGGCCTTCTACGAGGCGGTGGCCGGTCTCCGGGCCGCGCCGATGCCGGAGATGCCGGAGTTCACCGGGTTCCAGGTGGACGGACGCACCATCGGCGGTCTGCAGGGCCTGGAGAACTTCGAGGCCGGGACTCCCCCGCACTGGTTGACCAACTTCGCCGTGGACGACGTCGACTCGACCGTCGACGCGCTGGTCCGGGCGCGGGGGACGGTGCTGGTGCCGGCCTTCGACATGGACAAGGTCGGTCGGATGGCGGTCGTCCAGGACCCGCAGGGCGCCGCCTTCGCCGTCGTCGCCACCAGCGCGCCCGCGCTGCCCTGA
- a CDS encoding pyruvate dehydrogenase: MAGRTVAEQFVDGLVQAGVERIYGVVGDSLNPVTDAVRRRDGIEWVQVRHEEVAAFAASAEAQLTGRLAVCAGSCGPGNLHLINGLYDAQRSMAPVLALAAQIPSNQIGTGYFQETHPDRLFAECSHYSELVTEPAQMPRVLQTAIQHALGRSGVAVISLPGDVAGQEAVAGPVRPSLPDRRPTVRPGEAELAEFARMVDEAEKVTLFCGSGTAGAHAEVMAFAERVKAPVGHALRGKEWIQYDNPYDVGMSGLLGYGAAYEATHEADLLVLLGTDFPYNAFLPTDVRIVQVDVRPEHLGRRSRLDLGVWGDVGETLRGLTPRVAAKTDRRFLDRMLKKHADALEGVVGAYTRKVDKHRPIHPEYVAAVLDEEASADAVFTVDTGMCNVWAARYISPNGRRRVIGSFTHGSMANAMPMAIGAQLALPGRQVVSMSGDGGFSMLMGDLLTLVQRQLPVKVVVFNNSALGMIDLEMMVDGLPPHATRYQHTDYAAIADAAGARGIRVEDPGELRKALREALDHPGPVVLDVVTDPAALSIPPHVTAQQIGGFALAGAKMVLDGGVGRMVDLARSNLRNIPRP; the protein is encoded by the coding sequence GTGGCAGGTCGGACCGTGGCCGAGCAGTTCGTCGACGGGTTGGTGCAGGCGGGGGTCGAGCGGATCTACGGGGTGGTCGGCGACAGCCTGAACCCGGTGACCGACGCGGTCCGCCGGCGGGACGGGATCGAATGGGTGCAGGTCCGGCACGAGGAGGTCGCGGCATTCGCGGCCAGTGCCGAGGCGCAGCTCACCGGCAGGCTGGCGGTGTGCGCGGGGAGCTGCGGCCCGGGCAACCTCCATCTGATCAACGGGCTCTACGACGCCCAGCGGAGCATGGCCCCGGTCCTCGCCCTGGCCGCGCAGATCCCGAGCAACCAGATCGGCACCGGCTACTTCCAGGAGACGCACCCGGACCGGCTGTTCGCCGAGTGCAGCCACTACTCGGAGCTGGTGACCGAGCCGGCCCAGATGCCCAGGGTGCTGCAGACCGCGATCCAGCACGCGCTCGGCCGGTCGGGGGTGGCGGTGATCAGCCTGCCGGGCGACGTGGCCGGGCAGGAGGCGGTCGCCGGTCCGGTCCGGCCGTCGCTGCCGGACCGTCGGCCGACCGTCCGGCCGGGCGAGGCCGAGCTGGCCGAGTTCGCCCGGATGGTCGACGAGGCGGAGAAGGTCACCCTGTTCTGCGGCAGCGGGACGGCCGGCGCGCACGCCGAGGTGATGGCCTTCGCCGAACGGGTGAAGGCCCCGGTCGGCCACGCGCTGCGGGGCAAGGAGTGGATCCAGTACGACAACCCCTACGACGTGGGCATGTCCGGGCTGCTCGGCTACGGCGCCGCCTACGAGGCCACCCACGAGGCCGACCTGCTGGTGCTGCTGGGCACGGACTTCCCCTACAACGCGTTCCTGCCCACCGACGTCAGGATCGTGCAGGTCGACGTTCGGCCGGAGCACCTGGGCCGGCGCTCCCGGCTGGACCTCGGCGTCTGGGGCGACGTCGGCGAGACCCTGCGCGGGCTCACCCCCAGGGTGGCCGCCAAGACCGACCGCCGCTTCCTCGACCGGATGCTGAAGAAGCACGCGGACGCGCTGGAGGGCGTGGTCGGCGCGTACACCCGGAAGGTGGACAAGCACCGGCCGATCCACCCCGAGTACGTCGCCGCCGTCCTCGACGAGGAGGCGTCCGCGGACGCCGTGTTCACCGTCGACACCGGCATGTGCAACGTCTGGGCCGCCCGCTACATCAGCCCCAACGGCCGCCGCCGGGTGATCGGCTCCTTCACCCACGGCTCCATGGCCAACGCGATGCCGATGGCCATCGGCGCCCAACTGGCCCTGCCGGGACGGCAGGTGGTCTCGATGTCGGGAGACGGCGGCTTCTCCATGCTGATGGGCGACCTGTTGACCCTGGTCCAGCGGCAACTGCCGGTCAAGGTCGTGGTGTTCAACAACTCCGCGCTCGGCATGATCGACCTGGAGATGATGGTCGACGGGCTGCCCCCGCACGCCACCCGCTACCAGCACACCGACTACGCGGCCATCGCCGACGCCGCCGGGGCGCGGGGGATCCGGGTCGAGGACCCGGGGGAGCTGCGGAAGGCGCTCCGCGAGGCGCTGGACCACCCGGGCCCGGTCGTCCTCGACGTGGTCACCGATCCCGCCGCGCTCTCCATCCCGCCGCACGTCACCGCCCAGCAGATCGGCGGGTTCGCGCTGGCCGGAGCCAAGATGGTGCTGGACGGCGGAGTCGGCCGGATGGTCGACCTGGCCCGCAGCAACCTCCGCAACATCCCGCGCCCGTAG
- the rdgB gene encoding RdgB/HAM1 family non-canonical purine NTP pyrophosphatase: protein MADTTDRTPALRLILATRNAHKVGELRAILGAAGLDVELVGADAYPEVPDVRETGVTFAENALLKAHALARATGCPAVADDSGLCVDVLGGAPGIFSARWAGAHGDDKANLDLLLAQLGDIAPPHRAAHFACAAALALPDGTERVVEGQLRGTLRFEPAGANGFGYDPVLQPDGYEVTCAELTPEQKNEISHRGKAFRGLVPVLRELLG from the coding sequence ATGGCCGACACCACGGACCGCACTCCCGCCCTCCGGCTGATCCTGGCCACCCGGAACGCCCACAAGGTCGGCGAGCTGCGCGCGATCCTCGGCGCAGCCGGCCTGGACGTCGAGCTGGTCGGCGCGGACGCCTATCCCGAGGTCCCCGACGTCCGCGAGACCGGGGTCACCTTCGCGGAGAACGCCCTGCTCAAGGCGCACGCCCTGGCCCGGGCGACCGGCTGCCCGGCGGTCGCGGACGACTCCGGGCTGTGCGTGGACGTCCTCGGCGGGGCGCCGGGCATCTTCTCCGCCCGCTGGGCCGGTGCGCACGGCGACGACAAGGCCAACCTCGACCTGCTGCTGGCCCAGCTCGGCGACATCGCGCCGCCGCACCGCGCCGCGCACTTCGCCTGCGCCGCGGCCCTGGCGCTGCCCGACGGCACCGAGCGGGTGGTCGAGGGACAACTGCGTGGCACCCTGCGCTTCGAGCCGGCCGGCGCCAACGGCTTCGGCTACGACCCGGTCCTCCAGCCCGACGGCTACGAGGTGACCTGCGCGGAACTGACGCCGGAGCAGAAGAACGAGATCAGTCACCGGGGCAAGGCCTTCCGGGGCCTGGTCCCGGTGCTCCGCGAACTGCTGGGCTGA
- the rph gene encoding ribonuclease PH: protein MTRIDGRTDDQLRPITIERGWSKHAEGSVLVSFGDTRVLCTASVTEGVPRWRRGSGEGWVTGEYSMLPRATNTRNDRESVRGKIGGRTHEISRLIGRSLRGVVDTRALSENTIAIDCDVLQADGGTRTAAITGAYVALVDAVRWAQAKKITRSKAEPIVGAVSAVSVGIVGGVPMLDLCYEEDVRAETDMNIVCTGEGKFVEVQGTAEGAPFDRALLDQLLDLGQLGCAELDAIQRKVLEG, encoded by the coding sequence ATGACACGCATCGACGGCCGAACCGACGACCAGCTCCGCCCGATCACCATCGAGCGCGGCTGGAGCAAGCACGCCGAGGGGTCCGTGCTGGTCTCCTTCGGCGACACCCGGGTCCTGTGCACCGCGAGCGTCACCGAGGGCGTGCCCCGCTGGCGGCGCGGCAGCGGGGAGGGATGGGTGACCGGCGAGTACTCGATGCTGCCGCGCGCCACCAACACCCGGAACGACCGCGAGTCCGTCCGCGGCAAGATCGGCGGCCGGACCCATGAGATCAGCCGGCTGATCGGCCGCTCGCTCCGCGGCGTCGTCGACACCCGCGCGCTCTCCGAGAACACCATCGCCATCGACTGCGACGTGCTCCAGGCCGACGGCGGCACCCGTACCGCGGCGATCACCGGCGCCTATGTCGCGCTGGTCGACGCGGTCCGCTGGGCGCAGGCGAAGAAGATCACCCGCTCCAAGGCCGAGCCGATCGTCGGCGCGGTCAGCGCGGTGAGCGTGGGCATCGTCGGCGGGGTGCCGATGCTGGACCTCTGCTACGAGGAGGACGTCCGCGCCGAGACCGACATGAACATCGTCTGCACCGGCGAGGGGAAGTTCGTGGAGGTCCAGGGCACCGCCGAGGGCGCGCCCTTCGACCGGGCGCTGCTCGACCAACTGCTCGACCTGGGGCAGCTCGGCTGCGCGGAGCTGGACGCCATCCAGCGCAAGGTGCTGGAGGGCTGA
- a CDS encoding glucose PTS transporter subunit EIIB, translated as MPTKAEKIVAGLGGIENIEEVEGCITRLRTELRDPSKVDEKALKAAGAHGVVKMGTAVQVVIGTDADPIAADIEDMMD; from the coding sequence ATGCCCACTAAGGCTGAGAAGATCGTCGCGGGCCTCGGCGGCATCGAGAACATCGAGGAGGTCGAGGGCTGCATCACCCGGCTGCGCACCGAGCTCCGCGACCCCTCCAAGGTCGACGAGAAGGCGCTGAAGGCGGCCGGCGCGCACGGTGTGGTCAAGATGGGCACCGCGGTCCAGGTGGTGATCGGCACCGACGCCGACCCGATCGCCGCCGACATCGAGGACATGATGGACTGA
- a CDS encoding PTS transporter subunit EIIC yields MSSANAVAPQQQWWQGLVGGLQKMGRSLQLPIAVLPAAGILNRLGQDDIHTSWHFPEKLVQVFGGAGGALLNGSLGLPLLFAVGVAIGMAKKADGSTALAAVAGFLVYYNILQVFAKCKTAGTTLNNGVCVTGPAAGPWSAVAPPTIQNPGVFGGIVIGLLSAYFWQRLHRVKLVDWLGFFNGRRLVPIVMSGVALVFAVLCLWVWPPIGNALDHFANWLTGLGSTGSGIFGVANRALLVVGMHQFLNTFVWFQFGDYTKPDGQVVHGDINRFLAGDPTAGQFTSGFFPIMMFALPAAAMAIAHCAKPSRRKEVTGMMISVALTSFVTGVTEPIEYSFLYIAPVLYGIHAVLTGVSMAVTWGLGVHDGFSFSAGFIDYVINFSLATKPLLIIPIGACFAVVYYTLFRVVITKFDLKTPGREDDAEELEIENVK; encoded by the coding sequence ATGAGTTCGGCGAACGCCGTCGCCCCGCAGCAGCAGTGGTGGCAGGGCCTGGTGGGCGGCCTGCAGAAGATGGGGCGGAGCCTCCAGCTGCCGATCGCCGTACTCCCCGCCGCCGGCATCCTGAACCGGCTCGGCCAGGACGACATCCACACCTCGTGGCACTTCCCTGAGAAGCTGGTCCAGGTCTTCGGCGGGGCCGGCGGCGCGCTGCTCAACGGCTCCCTGGGCCTGCCGCTGCTGTTCGCGGTCGGTGTGGCCATCGGCATGGCCAAGAAGGCGGACGGTTCGACCGCGCTGGCGGCGGTGGCCGGGTTCCTGGTCTACTACAACATCCTTCAGGTCTTCGCGAAGTGCAAGACCGCCGGAACCACCCTCAACAACGGCGTCTGCGTGACCGGCCCGGCGGCCGGCCCCTGGAGCGCAGTGGCCCCGCCGACCATCCAGAACCCGGGCGTCTTCGGCGGGATCGTCATCGGGCTGCTGTCCGCCTACTTCTGGCAGCGGCTGCACCGGGTCAAGCTGGTGGACTGGCTGGGCTTCTTCAACGGCCGCCGACTGGTCCCGATCGTGATGTCCGGGGTGGCGCTGGTCTTCGCCGTCCTCTGCCTCTGGGTCTGGCCGCCGATCGGCAACGCGCTCGACCACTTCGCCAACTGGCTGACCGGGCTCGGCTCCACCGGTTCCGGCATCTTCGGCGTGGCCAACCGCGCGCTGCTGGTGGTCGGCATGCACCAGTTCCTGAACACCTTCGTCTGGTTCCAGTTCGGGGACTACACCAAGCCCGACGGCCAGGTCGTGCACGGCGACATCAACCGGTTCCTGGCCGGTGACCCGACGGCCGGCCAGTTCACCTCGGGCTTCTTCCCGATCATGATGTTCGCGCTGCCGGCCGCCGCCATGGCCATCGCCCACTGCGCCAAGCCCAGCCGCCGCAAGGAGGTGACCGGGATGATGATCTCGGTCGCGCTCACCTCCTTCGTCACCGGCGTGACCGAGCCGATCGAGTACTCGTTCCTCTACATCGCCCCGGTGCTCTACGGGATCCACGCGGTGCTCACCGGTGTGTCGATGGCCGTCACCTGGGGCCTGGGCGTGCACGACGGATTCAGCTTCTCGGCCGGGTTCATCGACTACGTCATCAACTTCAGCCTGGCCACCAAACCGCTGCTGATCATTCCCATCGGCGCGTGTTTCGCGGTGGTGTACTACACGCTCTTCCGGGTCGTGATCACCAAGTTCGACCTGAAGACCCCGGGCCGCGAGGACGACGCCGAGGAGCTGGAGATCGAGAACGTCAAGTAG
- a CDS encoding MBL fold metallo-hydrolase — protein MDLTVVGSSGSFPSADSPCSCYLVEADGFRLVIDLGNGALGALQRYCDLYAVDAVLLSHLHADHCVDMCAYYVARNYRVGGCPAPLPVLGPHGTAERLARAYDMDEHPGMKEVFEFGTLEEGTFRLGPLSITATRVAHPVEAYAFRVEHRGRSFVYTGDTGPCEQLVELARDTDLLLSEAAFTHGKEDIPDLHLTGRQAGQHAARAGVRRLVLTHIPPWTDPERNLADAAEVYPGPVELAHPGAVYRF, from the coding sequence ATGGACCTGACCGTGGTGGGAAGCTCGGGGAGCTTCCCGTCGGCCGACTCGCCCTGTTCCTGCTACCTGGTCGAGGCCGACGGCTTCCGACTGGTGATAGACCTCGGCAACGGCGCGCTGGGCGCGCTCCAGCGCTACTGCGACCTCTACGCGGTGGACGCGGTGCTGCTCAGCCACCTCCACGCGGACCACTGCGTCGACATGTGCGCCTACTACGTCGCCCGCAACTACCGGGTGGGCGGCTGTCCGGCGCCGCTGCCGGTGCTCGGTCCGCACGGCACCGCCGAACGGCTGGCCCGCGCCTACGACATGGACGAGCACCCGGGGATGAAGGAGGTCTTCGAGTTCGGCACCCTGGAAGAGGGAACGTTCCGGCTCGGACCGCTGAGCATCACCGCGACCCGGGTCGCGCACCCGGTCGAGGCCTACGCCTTCCGGGTCGAGCACCGGGGCCGCTCCTTCGTCTACACCGGTGACACCGGCCCCTGCGAGCAGCTGGTCGAGCTGGCCCGGGACACGGACCTGCTGCTCAGCGAGGCCGCGTTCACCCACGGCAAGGAGGACATCCCGGACCTCCACCTGACCGGCCGCCAGGCCGGCCAGCACGCCGCCCGCGCGGGCGTGCGCCGACTGGTGCTCACCCACATCCCGCCCTGGACCGACCCGGAGCGCAACCTCGCCGACGCGGCGGAGGTCTACCCGGGCCCGGTGGAGCTGGCCCACCCCGGCGCGGTCTACCGCTTCTGA
- a CDS encoding helix-turn-helix transcriptional regulator, whose protein sequence is MSPGTGELWSYIEVAAHLGVRPETVKSYRRQGVLPEPDVISVLGRPRWYADTIRAWSARRPRNRDR, encoded by the coding sequence ATGAGTCCTGGCACAGGTGAACTCTGGTCCTACATCGAGGTAGCCGCGCATCTCGGGGTCAGACCGGAGACGGTGAAGTCCTACCGAAGACAGGGTGTCCTGCCCGAGCCGGACGTGATCAGCGTCCTCGGACGGCCCCGGTGGTACGCCGACACCATCCGCGCCTGGAGCGCCCGCCGCCCCCGGAACCGCGACCGCTGA
- a CDS encoding PLP-dependent cysteine synthase family protein translates to MRYDTPLDAVGNTPLVGLPRLSAGIPGNESGVVRLWAKLEDRNPTGSIKDRPALHMIERAEAEGRLTPGCTVLEPTSGNTGISLAMAAKLKGYRMVCVMPENTSEERRELLRMWGAEVIPSPAAGGSNTAVRVAKELAAEHPDWVMLYQYGNPDNAGAHYAGTGPEILADLPTVTHFVAGLGTTGTLMGVGRYLREKVPGVRIVAAEPRYDDVVYGLRNLDEGFVPELYDASVLTTRFSVGSADAVRRTRELLQQEGIFAGVSTGAILHAALGVGRKAVQAGERADIVFVVADGGWKYLSTGIYTAETTEQAVEALQGQLWA, encoded by the coding sequence ATGCGCTACGACACCCCGCTCGACGCCGTCGGCAACACCCCCCTGGTCGGCCTGCCGCGCCTCTCGGCGGGCATCCCCGGCAACGAGTCGGGTGTCGTTCGCCTCTGGGCCAAGCTGGAGGACCGCAACCCCACCGGCTCGATCAAGGACCGTCCGGCGCTCCACATGATCGAGCGGGCGGAGGCCGAGGGCCGGCTCACCCCGGGCTGCACCGTCCTGGAGCCGACCAGCGGCAACACCGGCATCTCGCTGGCCATGGCGGCCAAGCTCAAGGGCTACCGGATGGTCTGCGTGATGCCGGAGAACACCAGCGAGGAGCGCCGCGAGCTGCTCCGGATGTGGGGCGCCGAGGTCATCCCCTCGCCGGCGGCCGGCGGCTCCAACACCGCCGTCCGGGTGGCCAAGGAGCTCGCCGCCGAGCACCCCGACTGGGTGATGCTCTACCAGTACGGCAACCCGGACAACGCCGGCGCGCACTACGCGGGCACCGGTCCGGAGATCCTGGCGGACCTGCCCACGGTCACCCACTTCGTGGCCGGTCTGGGCACCACCGGCACCCTGATGGGCGTCGGCCGCTACCTGCGGGAGAAGGTCCCCGGCGTCCGGATCGTCGCCGCCGAGCCGCGCTACGACGACGTGGTCTACGGGCTGCGCAACCTCGACGAGGGCTTCGTCCCCGAGCTCTACGACGCCTCGGTGCTGACCACCCGTTTCTCGGTCGGCTCGGCCGACGCGGTGCGGCGGACCCGGGAACTGCTGCAGCAGGAAGGTATCTTCGCCGGTGTCTCGACCGGCGCGATCCTGCATGCCGCGCTCGGCGTCGGCCGGAAGGCCGTGCAGGCCGGGGAGCGCGCGGACATCGTCTTCGTGGTCGCCGACGGCGGCTGGAAGTACCTGTCCACCGGCATCTACACCGCCGAGACCACCGAGCAGGCGGTCGAGGCCCTGCAGGGCCAGCTCTGGGCCTGA
- a CDS encoding MoaD/ThiS family protein has translation MAIEVRIPTILRTYTDGAKAVEGSGSTLGDLFTDLDARHPGIRARLVDAGELRRFVNVYLNDEDVRFLDGINTAVAAGDSVTILPAVAGGSV, from the coding sequence ATGGCCATCGAGGTCCGCATCCCCACCATCCTCCGCACCTACACCGACGGCGCCAAGGCGGTCGAGGGCAGCGGCAGCACCCTCGGCGACCTGTTCACCGACCTCGACGCCCGCCACCCCGGCATCCGGGCCCGGCTGGTCGACGCCGGCGAGCTGCGCCGCTTCGTCAACGTCTACCTCAACGACGAGGACGTCCGCTTCCTCGACGGGATCAACACCGCGGTGGCCGCCGGCGACAGCGTCACCATCCTTCCGGCCGTGGCCGGCGGTTCCGTCTGA
- a CDS encoding putative leader peptide yields the protein MRSLDVSTPAAGIRLVARLHVDLCRLASAICRAV from the coding sequence ATGCGTTCCCTCGATGTGAGCACTCCGGCCGCAGGCATCCGCCTGGTGGCGCGGCTGCACGTCGACCTGTGCCGCCTCGCCAGTGCGATCTGTCGCGCCGTCTGA
- a CDS encoding Mov34/MPN/PAD-1 family protein: MLIITRELHDRILAHARADHPDEACGVVAGAAGGGRPERFIPMLNAARSPTFYEFDSGDLLKLYREMDDRDEEPVIVYHSHTATEAYPSRTDVSYASEPEAHYVLVSTADCGSDEGPFQFRSYRIVDGVITEEPVEIVESYS, from the coding sequence ATGCTGATCATCACGCGCGAGCTGCACGACCGGATCCTCGCCCACGCCCGGGCCGACCACCCCGACGAGGCCTGCGGCGTCGTCGCCGGGGCGGCCGGCGGCGGCCGCCCCGAGCGCTTCATCCCGATGCTGAACGCGGCCCGCTCGCCCACCTTCTACGAGTTCGACTCCGGCGACCTGCTCAAGCTCTACCGGGAGATGGACGACCGGGACGAGGAGCCGGTGATCGTCTACCACTCCCACACGGCGACCGAGGCCTACCCCTCCCGCACCGACGTCTCCTACGCCTCCGAGCCCGAGGCCCACTACGTGCTGGTCTCCACCGCCGACTGCGGCAGTGACGAGGGGCCGTTCCAGTTCCGCTCGTACCGGATCGTGGACGGCGTGATCACCGAGGAGCCGGTCGAGATCGTCGAGAGCTACAGCTGA
- a CDS encoding DUF2017 domain-containing protein — translation MSGLFKPDRRGGASLTLDPTEASILRSLVVQMLELIGPGDDPSESDDPLARLFATGPSEPPDDPALARLFPDAYGEGPDAAEQSAEFRRFTENDLRARKREDGLALVRSIDRAPTGRRGRIELALEPEDCRHWLGALNDLRLTLGSRLEVGDDDTSLYELPDEDPTKPLTMAYLWLGGLQETLLEALMR, via the coding sequence ATGTCCGGACTGTTCAAGCCCGACCGCCGCGGTGGGGCCTCGCTCACCCTCGATCCGACCGAGGCGTCCATCCTGCGCAGCCTCGTCGTCCAGATGCTGGAACTGATCGGTCCCGGCGACGACCCGTCCGAGAGCGACGACCCGCTGGCGCGGCTCTTCGCCACCGGCCCCAGTGAGCCCCCGGACGACCCGGCCCTCGCCCGGCTCTTCCCCGACGCCTACGGCGAGGGGCCGGACGCGGCCGAGCAGTCGGCCGAGTTCCGCCGCTTCACCGAGAACGACCTGCGGGCCCGCAAGCGCGAGGACGGGCTGGCGCTGGTCCGCAGCATCGACCGGGCGCCGACCGGGCGCCGGGGGCGGATCGAGCTGGCGCTCGAACCCGAGGACTGCCGGCACTGGCTGGGCGCGCTGAACGACCTGCGGCTGACCCTGGGCAGCCGACTGGAGGTCGGCGACGACGACACCTCGCTGTACGAGCTGCCGGACGAGGACCCGACCAAGCCGCTGACCATGGCCTACCTCTGGCTGGGCGGGCTCCAGGAGACCCTGCTGGAGGCGCTGATGCGCTGA
- the clpS gene encoding ATP-dependent Clp protease adapter ClpS, with product MSVAPVEIERTESESTPFAVQEPDVPWVTIVHNDPVNLMTYVTYVFQSYFGYSKDKARELMMDVHHKGRATVSSGSREEMERDVQAMHGYGLWATLQHDK from the coding sequence GTGAGCGTCGCGCCGGTCGAGATCGAGCGCACGGAGTCGGAGTCGACACCCTTCGCGGTGCAGGAGCCCGACGTTCCCTGGGTGACGATCGTCCACAACGACCCGGTGAACCTGATGACGTACGTGACCTATGTCTTCCAGTCGTACTTCGGCTACTCCAAGGACAAGGCCCGTGAGTTGATGATGGATGTGCACCACAAGGGACGGGCCACGGTCTCCAGCGGCAGTCGTGAGGAGATGGAGCGCGACGTCCAGGCCATGCACGGCTACGGGCTGTGGGCCACGCTGCAGCACGACAAGTGA